From Tachypleus tridentatus isolate NWPU-2018 chromosome 8, ASM421037v1, whole genome shotgun sequence, a single genomic window includes:
- the LOC143224122 gene encoding beta-1,3-galactosyltransferase 5-like, giving the protein MKFLGYHDRRKRLLLVVFSLSLFNFFWIKNFCISNFCISSSQEVYVKPLTRLIYNLSFLNDTKDFRLLVNLTNFSFLINNKRCDSISELFMVVFVHSAPKHYHNRQTIRQTWGQETNIVNDPFRVVFLIGQVQDQTVQLALEEENHIHQDIIQGNFIDSYRNLTYKYVMGLKWVTYYCRHVKYVFKADDDIFVNIFQLVKYLKDTFGTTPTGGLVLCYLIEKPSVKRSQRSKWHVSFTEYPWKYYPPYCSGWAVVMSPDVIFGLYIQSSRVPYFWVDDVHVSGTLVKKLGVSHTDLRNTMTINRADIARWLESKGNELPPFGRPDVNRETIHALWTKTLLYYNIIETLG; this is encoded by the coding sequence ATGAAATTTCTTGGTTACCATGACAGAAGGAAAAggttgttgttggttgtgttcagcctttctttgtttaatttcttttggATAAAAAACTTTTGTATTTCCAACTTTTGCATTTCATCGTCACAAGAAGTCTACGTGAAGCCGTTGACCAGATTAATTTACAATTTATCCTTTCTAAATGACACAAAAGATTTTCGGTTACTGGTGAACTTGACGAATTTTAGTTTTTTGATAAATAACAAACGATGCGACAGCATCAGCGAACTCTTCATGGTAGTGTTTGTCCACAGTGCACCAAAACATTACCACAATCGTCAAACTATCAGGCAAACTTGGGGACAGGAGACCAACATTGTGAACGACCCTTTCAGGGTTGTTTTTCTGATAGGACAAGTTCAGGACCAAACTGTTCAGTTGGCATTGGAGGAGGAAAACCATATCCACCAAGACATAATTCAAGGAAATTTCATTGATAGCTATCGAAACCTTACGTACAAATACGTGATGGGACTGAAGTGGGTGACTTACTACTGTCGTCACGTCAAATATGTGTTTAAAGCTGACGACGATATTTTCGTCAATATCTTCCAACTAGTCAAATACCTGAAAGACACCTTCGGCACAACACCGACAGGAGGATTAGTGTTGTGCTATCTCATAGAGAAACCTTCTGTGAAAAGAAGCCAACGAAGTAAATGGCACGTGAGTTTCACAGAATATCCGTGGAAATACTATCCTCCATATTGCTCTGGATGGGCAGTTGTTATGTCCCCTGATGTGATATTTGGTCTTTATATACAGTCGTCTCGGGTTCCTTACTTTTGGGTTGATGACGTTCATGTGTCCGGCACTCTTGTCAAGAAGCTAGGAGTATCTCATACGGATTTAAGAAACACAATGACCATCAATCGAGCAGATATTGCAAGGTGGCTTGAAAGTAAGGGCAACGAATTACCCCCCTTTGGTCGTCCTGATGTGAATAGAGAGACAATTCACGCTTTATGGACTAAAACTTTGTTATATTACAATATCATCGAAACTCTGGGGTAG